Proteins from a single region of Candidatus Puniceispirillum marinum IMCC1322:
- a CDS encoding Crp/Fnr family transcriptional regulator: protein MTNLETETWFPPLLFAKGKPQLFQGLDKSALQDILSHSVVKEYEGGKMLVQQGDDVWCIFILLEGHLRTFRSGKEGDEVTLRMLDQGESCMAATVFMGGNSPFAVEVTAKSRILEISATFVKNLVLKDSQFSINMLKTLATHYESAIDQVDNISIKTPFQRIGHYLLQKHIEQGANSMSFELSFKKATIASHLGMTPETFSRALKKIRKMGITVDGNKIRMSDAFALCHFCDLEIAKNCSQAGKENCPHCHF, encoded by the coding sequence ATGACAAATCTTGAAACCGAAACTTGGTTTCCACCATTATTATTTGCGAAAGGTAAACCACAACTTTTTCAGGGATTGGATAAATCAGCCCTGCAAGACATTCTTTCTCATTCGGTGGTCAAGGAGTATGAAGGTGGAAAAATGCTTGTTCAACAGGGTGATGACGTATGGTGCATTTTCATCCTATTGGAAGGGCATTTGCGTACCTTTCGCTCTGGTAAAGAGGGGGACGAAGTGACGCTTCGTATGCTTGATCAGGGCGAGAGTTGCATGGCGGCTACTGTTTTTATGGGTGGTAATTCACCCTTTGCGGTAGAGGTAACAGCGAAGTCACGTATATTGGAAATATCTGCAACATTTGTCAAAAATCTTGTACTCAAAGACAGCCAATTTTCGATAAATATGCTTAAAACGCTGGCCACACATTACGAAAGTGCCATAGATCAGGTTGATAATATTTCCATAAAAACGCCATTTCAGCGAATTGGCCATTATTTACTTCAAAAGCATATTGAACAAGGCGCAAACAGCATGTCGTTTGAGTTGAGCTTCAAGAAAGCGACCATCGCCAGCCATCTTGGCATGACGCCTGAAACATTTTCGCGAGCCTTAAAAAAAATACGGAAAATGGGTATCACTGTTGATGGAAACAAAATTAGGATGAGTGATGCTTTTGCCCTATGCCATTTTTGTGATCTTGAAATCGCAAAAAACTGTTCGCAGGCAGGTAAAGAAAACTGTCCACACTGCCATTTCTAA
- the ruvX gene encoding Holliday junction resolvase RuvX produces MPICKLNDVKQSISDGQRLLGLDIGKKTIGLALSDAGLKIATPVKILYRTKFTPDVAELFKLVDEQNVGGLVLGWPVNMDGSTGPRCDSTRDFAYALMRIRDVPVFFQDERLSTQAVESAMIAADMTRAKRAVRRDALAAGWILQSALDTIHDRAITPE; encoded by the coding sequence ATGCCGATCTGCAAGCTAAACGATGTAAAACAGTCAATTTCTGATGGCCAGCGCCTGCTTGGGCTCGATATTGGCAAAAAAACCATCGGTTTGGCCTTATCTGATGCTGGGTTGAAAATCGCAACACCGGTTAAAATCCTGTACCGCACAAAATTTACACCAGATGTAGCCGAGCTATTTAAGCTGGTGGATGAGCAAAATGTGGGTGGGTTGGTTCTTGGATGGCCAGTGAATATGGATGGATCGACTGGACCACGATGTGACTCGACGCGGGACTTTGCCTATGCCCTCATGCGGATCAGAGATGTTCCGGTGTTTTTCCAAGATGAACGCCTATCAACGCAGGCGGTCGAAAGCGCTATGATTGCTGCTGACATGACCCGCGCCAAACGCGCAGTGCGGCGTGATGCCCTTGCCGCTGGCTGGATTTTGCAATCAGCACTCGATACAATTCATGATCGCGCAATCACGCCTGAGTAA
- a CDS encoding dihydroorotase: MSDIQFINAHIIDPSQDMDGIGYVSVEDGIITDCRLGDAPKPSKDAKIVDCTHGYLAPGLVDMRVQSGDPGAEHLEDLNSLLSAAAAGGVTAFACLPNTLPIIDDPAMIDSLCLRASRQGGSRLYVYGAATKGLAGKEMAELGMMAESGAIGFSNGLTSIQDALVMRRLLSYASMIDKPVIQHCEDASLTADGEMNEGETSTRLGLIGSPSVAEVIIIDRDLHLVRLTGGRYHVAHISTRAGIDAVRKAKAEGLPVTADTAPPYFILNELAVSTYDTAMKLSPPLRSEDDRLAVIEGLADGTIDAVSSDHTPVDGDAKMQPFGPSQPGASGIDTLFALTMSLVHADHISMMRAIEILSLAPATILDVPGGSLVPGSMADVILFRPDTGWIVKGVNFASASRITPFEGQPVQGVIDATYVSGKETFRRD; the protein is encoded by the coding sequence ATGAGTGATATCCAGTTTATAAACGCCCATATCATCGACCCATCTCAAGATATGGATGGTATCGGCTATGTATCTGTTGAAGACGGCATCATTACCGACTGTCGCCTAGGCGATGCGCCCAAACCATCTAAAGATGCAAAAATTGTTGATTGTACCCATGGGTATCTGGCTCCAGGCTTGGTTGACATGCGTGTTCAGTCTGGTGACCCGGGTGCAGAACATCTTGAAGACCTGAACAGCCTTTTGTCCGCGGCAGCGGCGGGCGGCGTTACAGCTTTTGCCTGCTTGCCAAACACCTTGCCGATAATTGATGATCCCGCCATGATCGACTCGCTATGCCTTCGCGCATCGCGTCAGGGTGGGTCACGGCTATATGTTTACGGCGCAGCTACAAAAGGGCTTGCTGGCAAAGAAATGGCTGAATTAGGCATGATGGCGGAATCCGGTGCAATTGGATTTAGTAACGGCCTAACATCAATTCAGGATGCACTGGTGATGCGACGGTTACTTTCCTATGCCAGTATGATTGACAAACCTGTCATTCAACATTGTGAAGATGCGTCACTAACAGCCGATGGTGAAATGAATGAAGGCGAAACATCAACCCGCCTTGGCCTAATCGGCAGCCCCTCAGTTGCCGAAGTTATCATCATTGACCGCGATCTGCATCTGGTTCGCCTTACCGGTGGCCGTTACCATGTAGCGCATATCAGCACCCGTGCCGGCATTGACGCTGTACGCAAAGCCAAAGCAGAAGGCTTGCCCGTTACGGCAGATACCGCTCCACCATATTTTATCCTGAACGAACTGGCTGTAAGCACTTATGATACGGCTATGAAATTATCGCCGCCTTTACGAAGCGAAGACGACCGACTTGCTGTTATAGAGGGGCTGGCAGATGGCACAATAGATGCGGTTTCATCGGATCATACGCCCGTCGATGGTGATGCAAAGATGCAGCCATTTGGGCCTTCACAGCCAGGCGCATCGGGCATTGACACGTTATTTGCACTGACGATGAGCCTTGTGCATGCTGACCATATTTCCATGATGCGCGCAATTGAAATTCTCAGCCTTGCACCTGCTACCATACTTGATGTGCCTGGTGGCAGTCTGGTGCCCGGAAGCATGGCCGATGTCATTCTATTCCGTCCAGATACAGGATGGATTGTAAAAGGGGTGAACTTTGCCTCGGCTTCGCGTATCACACCTTTTGAAGGACAGCCCGTTCAAGGCGTTATTGACGCGACCTATGTCAGCGGCAAAGAAACCTTTAGACGCGATTAA
- a CDS encoding ABC transporter substrate-binding protein produces the protein MKTLLRSCALAASLLLSSVSAHAAKDGGTLAFLVQPEPPTLASYVSTSGPIGLVMPKVYEGLFDYDNDGKMIPILAESYDMSADGKTVTFNLRKGVTWHDGKPFTSADVKFTIMEVLKKVHPRGPNSFREVSSIETPDAHTAIFNLDNPAPYMMRSFSAYESPMVPMHLLEGQDVKSAPLANNPVGTGPFKFVEWKKGQYIRLDKNENYWQEGLPHLDRIVGRFIPDASTRTAAMENGEVLYAAYNAIPNIDAVRLKERDDIDVTTDGYSMINPMALIEFNTKEGAFVDPAVRRAISTAIDRRFMIDTIFFGYGKPATSALSSNFKATNLHAEMPNYPERGDVAAANAILDKAGFKKDGNGVRMTAVLDLIPYGEDWRRAGEYMKQAMGDIGIQLELRYEDVPTWLKRVYHRYDFAMNINYFYQLPDPVLGVHRHYGTNQIRQGTHFVNSSRYSNPTLDALLDSGSKEPDAAKRTATYKEIQTILANDMPVVNLFELEFLTVYNTKLKGAYGSAMGAYGSFREAYLDD, from the coding sequence ATGAAAACACTATTAAGAAGCTGTGCACTCGCTGCATCGCTGTTGTTGAGTTCAGTGTCTGCGCATGCCGCAAAAGACGGTGGAACACTTGCGTTTTTGGTTCAGCCTGAGCCACCAACATTGGCGTCTTACGTATCAACATCAGGGCCTATCGGTTTGGTTATGCCAAAAGTGTATGAGGGTCTGTTTGATTACGATAATGACGGCAAGATGATTCCTATTCTTGCTGAAAGCTATGATATGAGTGCAGACGGTAAGACCGTTACATTCAATCTTCGCAAGGGCGTTACATGGCATGATGGTAAACCATTTACCTCTGCTGACGTCAAATTCACTATTATGGAAGTGTTGAAGAAGGTACACCCTCGTGGCCCTAACTCTTTCAGAGAAGTGAGCAGTATCGAGACACCGGATGCGCATACAGCTATCTTCAATCTTGATAACCCTGCACCATATATGATGAGATCATTCTCTGCCTATGAATCACCGATGGTGCCAATGCATCTTCTTGAAGGCCAGGATGTTAAATCTGCTCCATTGGCAAATAACCCTGTTGGCACAGGTCCATTCAAGTTTGTCGAGTGGAAAAAAGGCCAGTATATCCGCCTAGATAAGAATGAAAACTATTGGCAAGAAGGTTTGCCTCACCTTGACCGTATTGTTGGTCGTTTTATCCCTGATGCGTCAACACGTACAGCGGCAATGGAAAATGGCGAAGTTTTGTATGCGGCTTATAACGCCATTCCTAATATCGATGCAGTTCGTTTGAAAGAGCGCGATGACATTGATGTCACAACTGATGGCTATTCAATGATCAATCCTATGGCTTTGATCGAATTCAACACCAAAGAAGGTGCTTTTGTTGATCCTGCCGTTCGTCGTGCGATTTCTACAGCAATCGATCGTCGTTTCATGATTGATACGATCTTCTTTGGTTATGGTAAGCCAGCGACAAGTGCGCTCAGCAGTAACTTCAAGGCAACAAACCTGCATGCTGAAATGCCAAACTATCCAGAAAGAGGCGACGTTGCAGCGGCTAACGCTATTCTCGACAAAGCCGGCTTCAAGAAAGATGGCAATGGCGTTCGCATGACCGCGGTTCTGGATCTTATCCCTTATGGTGAGGACTGGAGACGCGCTGGTGAGTATATGAAGCAGGCAATGGGTGACATTGGCATCCAGCTGGAACTTCGTTACGAAGACGTGCCAACATGGTTGAAGCGTGTTTATCACCGTTATGACTTTGCAATGAACATTAACTATTTCTACCAGTTGCCAGATCCGGTTCTGGGTGTTCATCGCCACTATGGTACTAACCAGATCCGTCAGGGTACACATTTTGTGAACTCATCACGGTATAGCAACCCAACGTTGGACGCATTGCTTGACTCAGGTTCGAAAGAGCCAGATGCCGCCAAGCGTACAGCTACATATAAGGAAATTCAGACAATTCTGGCCAACGACATGCCTGTCGTTAACCTGTTTGAGTTGGAATTCCTTACTGTTTACAACACCAAACTAAAAGGTGCATATGGCTCGGCAATGGGTGCATATGGTTCGTTCAGAGAAGCATATTTGGACGACTAA
- the gatA gene encoding Asp-tRNA(Asn)/Glu-tRNA(Gln) amidotransferase subunit GatA, with translation MQDLLALSAVEARAALDAKDISSVELTSAYIQAAEDTASLNSYVLLTADKALDMASDADKRMAAGNGGVLEGLPIGVKDMFCTKGVTSTACSKILDGFTPVYESTVTANMWAQGGVMLGKLNCDEFAMGSANETSFAGPVINPWDAGDGVDLVPGGSSGGSASSVAARSALLSVGTDTGGSIRQPASFCGIVGLKPTYGRCSRWGIVAFASSLDQAGPFSRDVADNALLLSAMASHDAKDSTSAATPLQDVVAAVNAGVKGMKIGIPREYRMDGMDSDVEKLWQQGQEWLKDAGAELVDISLPHTKYALPAYYIIAPAEASSNLARYDGVRYGNRIEADSLDEMYGLTRAEGFGDEVQRRIMIGTYVLSAGYYDAYYLKAQRVRRLIKNDFDEAFATVDAILTPATPSAAFPVGRKVDDPVINYLNDVFTVPANLAGLPGMSVPAGFNQAGLPLGLQVLAKPFDEASIYKVGKVIEDSAAISSMPQRMAGGA, from the coding sequence ATGCAGGACTTGCTCGCTTTATCAGCTGTTGAGGCGCGTGCTGCCCTTGACGCAAAAGATATTTCATCGGTTGAATTGACCAGCGCCTATATTCAGGCTGCTGAAGATACGGCCTCTTTGAACAGTTATGTTCTGCTTACCGCAGACAAAGCACTTGATATGGCAAGCGATGCCGACAAAAGAATGGCCGCTGGTAATGGTGGCGTCTTGGAAGGCCTGCCAATTGGCGTCAAAGATATGTTTTGCACCAAAGGCGTTACATCAACGGCTTGTTCAAAAATTCTTGATGGTTTCACCCCTGTTTATGAAAGCACCGTAACCGCGAATATGTGGGCACAGGGCGGTGTGATGCTTGGCAAGCTCAATTGTGATGAATTTGCCATGGGGTCGGCTAATGAAACCAGCTTTGCCGGGCCGGTTATAAACCCATGGGATGCTGGCGATGGTGTTGATCTGGTTCCAGGGGGATCATCAGGCGGATCAGCTTCGTCAGTGGCCGCGCGATCGGCTTTACTGAGTGTGGGTACCGATACAGGCGGCTCAATTCGCCAGCCAGCCTCTTTCTGTGGTATTGTCGGGCTGAAGCCAACCTATGGGCGTTGTTCGCGCTGGGGCATTGTTGCCTTTGCCTCATCGCTTGATCAGGCAGGGCCATTTTCACGCGATGTTGCCGATAACGCGCTATTGTTGAGTGCGATGGCAAGTCATGATGCCAAGGACTCGACTTCGGCTGCCACTCCGCTTCAGGATGTTGTCGCGGCGGTTAACGCGGGCGTCAAAGGAATGAAAATCGGAATTCCACGCGAATATCGCATGGATGGTATGGATAGTGATGTTGAAAAACTCTGGCAACAGGGTCAGGAATGGCTGAAAGATGCTGGTGCTGAGCTGGTTGATATTTCTTTGCCGCATACCAAATACGCTTTGCCAGCTTATTACATTATTGCCCCGGCTGAGGCGTCATCTAATCTGGCGCGATATGACGGGGTGCGCTATGGCAATCGCATCGAAGCAGATTCGCTTGACGAGATGTATGGGTTAACGCGTGCTGAAGGCTTTGGTGATGAAGTCCAGCGCCGCATTATGATTGGTACTTATGTGTTGTCTGCTGGTTATTACGACGCTTATTACCTCAAGGCCCAGCGCGTCAGACGATTAATCAAAAATGATTTTGACGAGGCTTTTGCAACGGTTGATGCCATTCTAACGCCAGCAACACCATCTGCCGCATTCCCAGTGGGACGCAAGGTTGATGATCCTGTTATAAATTACCTGAATGATGTCTTTACGGTGCCAGCAAATCTGGCTGGTTTGCCGGGTATGTCTGTGCCAGCTGGCTTTAATCAGGCGGGGCTACCTCTTGGTTTGCAGGTGCTGGCCAAGCCATTTGACGAGGCCTCTATATATAAAGTTGGAAAAGTTATCGAGGACTCGGCCGCGATAAGCTCTATGCCGCAACGCATGGCAGGAGGTGCGTGA
- the gatB gene encoding Asp-tRNA(Asn)/Glu-tRNA(Gln) amidotransferase subunit GatB, translated as MSDLVAGRTGDWEVVIGLEVHAQVSSSAKLFSGAPTKFGAEPNQNVSLVDAAMPGMLPVINSECVYQAVRTGLGLKAEINLFSVFDRKNYFYADLPQGYQISQFKQPIVGEGILRIDLADGSSKDIGIERLHLEQDAGKSMHDQHPSKSYIDLNRTGVALMEIVSRPDIRSATQAAAYVRKLRSILRYLGTCDGNMEEGSMRADVNVSVRRPGDELGTRTETKNLNSLRFIQQAIDYEVARQIEVIEDGGTIDQETRLFDTNTGMTRTMRSKEDAHDYRYFPDPDLLPLEITQSDVDKLAAELPELPDSIKDRLMNDYGLSAYDAAVITEERETAAFYEAASKGRDRKLVANWMTVELFGALNKAGLDLARSPVSPDALGGLVDMISDGTISGRIAKDVFADMMLSGKQAADIVEEKGLKQVSDSGAIETLIDDVMAANEDKVAEYRGGKDKLFGFFVGQVMKQSGGQANPGMVNQLLRSKLDG; from the coding sequence ATGAGTGATCTAGTTGCAGGTCGCACAGGCGATTGGGAAGTTGTGATTGGTCTTGAAGTGCATGCGCAGGTTTCATCATCTGCCAAGCTGTTTTCAGGCGCCCCAACAAAATTTGGTGCTGAGCCCAATCAAAATGTATCTTTGGTTGATGCGGCCATGCCAGGCATGTTGCCGGTTATCAATAGCGAATGCGTTTATCAGGCTGTTCGCACCGGTCTTGGTCTGAAAGCCGAGATAAATCTGTTCAGCGTATTTGACCGGAAGAATTATTTTTACGCGGATCTGCCGCAAGGCTATCAGATTAGCCAGTTCAAACAGCCTATCGTTGGCGAGGGCATCTTGCGGATTGATCTTGCCGATGGATCAAGTAAGGATATCGGTATTGAGCGTTTGCATCTGGAACAGGATGCAGGCAAATCAATGCATGATCAGCATCCAAGCAAAAGTTATATTGATCTGAATCGAACTGGCGTTGCCTTGATGGAAATTGTGTCCCGACCTGATATTCGTTCGGCAACGCAAGCGGCGGCCTATGTGCGGAAATTACGGTCGATTCTACGTTATCTGGGTACATGCGATGGCAATATGGAAGAAGGCTCGATGCGCGCCGATGTCAATGTATCGGTTCGGCGTCCAGGTGATGAACTGGGCACGCGAACCGAGACCAAAAACCTGAACTCACTTCGTTTCATCCAGCAAGCCATTGACTATGAAGTTGCCCGCCAGATTGAAGTCATCGAGGATGGAGGCACGATTGATCAGGAAACCCGTCTGTTTGACACCAATACCGGCATGACCCGCACCATGCGCAGCAAGGAAGATGCGCATGATTACCGTTATTTCCCCGATCCGGATCTGTTGCCGCTAGAAATCACACAAAGCGATGTTGATAAGCTGGCGGCAGAACTGCCCGAATTGCCAGATTCGATCAAAGACCGCTTGATGAATGACTATGGTCTATCCGCCTATGATGCGGCGGTTATCACCGAAGAACGCGAGACAGCTGCTTTCTATGAAGCCGCAAGTAAGGGGCGTGACCGCAAGCTGGTAGCAAACTGGATGACTGTTGAATTGTTTGGCGCGTTGAACAAGGCCGGACTTGATCTGGCGCGTTCGCCCGTATCGCCGGATGCGCTTGGCGGGTTGGTCGATATGATCAGCGATGGCACGATTTCGGGGCGCATCGCCAAGGATGTGTTTGCCGATATGATGCTGTCGGGCAAGCAGGCTGCCGATATTGTCGAAGAGAAGGGGCTGAAGCAGGTGTCGGATAGTGGTGCCATTGAAACTCTGATCGATGATGTCATGGCGGCTAATGAAGATAAGGTTGCCGAATATCGCGGTGGCAAGGACAAATTGTTTGGCTTCTTTGTTGGTCAGGTGATGAAACAGTCTGGGGGTCAGGCCAATCCGGGCATGGTTAATCAGCTGTTGCGCTCCAAACTGGATGGTTAG
- a CDS encoding ATP-binding cassette domain-containing protein, with translation MKGTKVLQSFTCQVNALHFSYSSKQIFSDANFKFESGKIYGILGPNGIGKSTLFNILFGQIKTDAGSINWQIKPEDMFYVRQHVSIPHALRIGEFIEMIFRINQGAFSLDEFFKSVPQEWHERLERLLELTPSKASFGDGKWATTLATLSLNRQFLALDEPTAAMDVHTRAGLWNCITERRKNGATILVSSHYLEEFTDTVDGILALKHGKLNFFNSVQDFVAQTGIDAKAKNVNEAFMGYYNY, from the coding sequence ATGAAAGGCACGAAAGTTCTGCAATCTTTCACCTGCCAAGTTAATGCGTTGCATTTTAGCTACAGCAGTAAGCAAATATTCTCAGATGCAAACTTCAAATTTGAGTCAGGCAAAATTTACGGCATATTGGGACCGAATGGCATTGGAAAAAGTACCCTGTTTAATATACTTTTTGGCCAGATCAAAACAGATGCAGGCTCAATAAACTGGCAGATCAAACCCGAAGATATGTTCTATGTTCGCCAGCATGTTTCCATTCCTCACGCACTAAGGATTGGTGAATTTATCGAAATGATATTTCGAATCAATCAAGGGGCATTTAGTCTTGATGAATTTTTCAAATCTGTTCCGCAAGAATGGCATGAACGACTCGAACGACTGTTAGAGTTAACGCCTAGCAAAGCTAGTTTTGGTGATGGCAAATGGGCAACAACACTTGCCACACTTAGTCTGAACCGGCAGTTTCTTGCACTGGACGAACCTACCGCCGCAATGGATGTCCATACACGCGCAGGATTATGGAATTGTATCACCGAGCGCAGAAAAAATGGTGCGACAATACTTGTATCCTCACACTATCTTGAAGAGTTTACTGATACGGTCGATGGTATTTTGGCGTTGAAACATGGAAAGCTGAACTTTTTTAACTCAGTCCAAGATTTTGTGGCCCAAACTGGGATTGATGCCAAGGCTAAGAACGTAAATGAGGCCTTCATGGGCTACTATAATTATTAG
- a CDS encoding aspartate carbamoyltransferase catalytic subunit — MNKTSSKHSASVDASVPVSLPSKHLLGIEGMSPLLIRALLDRGDMFASNPQSDISAALKGKTIVNLFYENSTRTRVSFELAAKRLGGSVLNIAVAGSSVKKGETLLDTATTLNAMHPDILVVRHNCAGAAKLLSQHVDAAVINAGDGRHEHPTQALLDALTIRRRIGRIEGLRIAICGDIANSRVARSNIHLLGTLGAEMRLVCPSTLLPAAVDQMGVSVFTDLETGIRDADIVMMLRLQTERMAGTETPSQREYFNFFGLDKAKLERSAPDALIMHPGPMNRGVEIDSTTADDVEKSLIRTQVEMGVAARMACLEALALGLDNAS, encoded by the coding sequence ATGAACAAGACGTCATCTAAACACTCTGCTTCGGTTGATGCCTCGGTGCCAGTAAGCCTTCCATCAAAACACCTACTTGGTATTGAGGGCATGTCCCCACTTCTAATCCGCGCCCTTCTCGACCGTGGCGACATGTTTGCCAGTAATCCGCAGTCAGACATATCTGCGGCGCTCAAAGGCAAAACAATAGTCAATCTCTTTTACGAAAATTCAACGCGGACCCGCGTTTCTTTCGAATTGGCCGCCAAACGTCTTGGCGGTTCGGTATTAAACATTGCGGTGGCTGGATCGTCGGTCAAAAAAGGCGAGACCCTGCTTGATACAGCTACCACATTAAACGCAATGCACCCTGATATTCTGGTTGTTCGCCATAATTGTGCTGGCGCCGCCAAATTACTAAGCCAGCATGTTGACGCGGCGGTGATCAATGCCGGCGATGGCAGACATGAACATCCCACACAAGCGTTACTTGACGCCCTGACCATTCGCCGCCGTATTGGTCGTATTGAGGGATTAAGGATCGCCATATGCGGCGATATTGCCAATAGCCGCGTCGCCCGATCAAATATTCACCTGCTGGGTACATTGGGTGCTGAAATGCGTCTGGTCTGTCCATCAACCTTGTTGCCTGCGGCTGTTGACCAGATGGGGGTCAGTGTCTTCACCGATCTGGAAACAGGCATCAGAGATGCAGATATCGTCATGATGCTTCGTTTGCAAACCGAACGCATGGCCGGTACCGAAACACCATCACAGCGCGAATATTTCAATTTCTTTGGCCTAGATAAAGCCAAACTCGAACGGTCGGCACCAGATGCCCTGATCATGCATCCCGGGCCGATGAACCGTGGCGTCGAGATTGACTCGACAACTGCTGATGATGTTGAAAAAAGCCTGATACGCACTCAAGTTGAAATGGGGGTTGCGGCGCGTATGGCCTGTCTAGAAGCGCTGGCTCTTGGATTGGATAATGCCTCATGA
- a CDS encoding aldo/keto reductase — protein sequence MKQRRLGKNGTMVSAIGIGAMSFSNFYGETNESESHRLMSTALDQGVTHIDTANVYGGGVSETVIGTFLAKQGARRNDLFSIASKVGIAKDPETGKRYFDNSPAYLIAELDKTLARLQLDSIDLYYIHRRDAQTSIEDVTETLVELVKSGKIKSFGFSEIAPASLRRADAIHHVAAVQSEYSLSVRSPEMGLVQTTKELGTALVAFSPVGRSLLTDNPLTLDAISGMEWLRQNPRFIEPNYSANIKAGINFRNLAADMGLSAAGLAIAWLIHKGEHIIPIPGTRSVAHFLELCEGANVSLSDTDMRIIEDTLPIGWAHGDRYSTQQWVGPEIYC from the coding sequence ATGAAGCAACGGCGTTTGGGTAAAAATGGGACTATGGTCTCAGCTATTGGTATCGGTGCGATGTCATTTTCGAATTTTTACGGCGAAACCAACGAGTCTGAATCACATCGGTTGATGTCCACAGCACTTGATCAGGGAGTCACACATATTGATACCGCTAATGTTTATGGCGGCGGCGTATCAGAAACGGTCATAGGTACATTTTTAGCCAAACAGGGCGCACGCCGAAATGATCTTTTTTCGATTGCGTCAAAGGTAGGCATTGCCAAGGATCCAGAAACAGGTAAGCGTTACTTTGATAACAGCCCTGCATATCTAATAGCTGAGCTAGATAAGACGTTAGCCCGGCTTCAACTTGACTCTATTGATCTCTATTATATCCATCGCCGCGATGCCCAGACCTCGATTGAAGACGTTACTGAGACACTGGTCGAGCTTGTGAAATCAGGCAAAATCAAATCTTTTGGTTTTTCGGAAATTGCACCCGCGTCCTTGCGGCGCGCAGATGCAATCCATCATGTAGCAGCTGTACAGTCAGAATATTCGCTTTCGGTACGTAGTCCTGAAATGGGACTGGTGCAAACAACCAAGGAGCTTGGCACAGCCTTGGTCGCTTTTTCGCCAGTTGGCCGGTCATTGCTAACGGACAATCCACTAACTCTTGACGCCATAAGCGGGATGGAGTGGTTAAGACAAAACCCACGCTTTATCGAGCCTAATTATTCGGCAAATATCAAAGCTGGAATCAATTTCCGCAATTTGGCGGCTGATATGGGGTTGTCAGCTGCTGGGTTGGCCATTGCCTGGTTGATCCATAAGGGCGAGCATATTATTCCGATACCTGGCACAAGATCAGTGGCGCATTTTCTTGAACTTTGCGAAGGGGCAAACGTCTCGTTGTCGGATACGGACATGCGCATAATCGAAGACACATTACCAATAGGATGGGCTCATGGAGATCGCTATTCAACGCAACAATGGGTAGGGCCTGAAATCTATTGCTGA
- the gatC gene encoding Asp-tRNA(Asn)/Glu-tRNA(Gln) amidotransferase subunit GatC, which produces MSVDKSTVAKIARLARIHVDEARQEAIADELNGILAWIAELDEVNTDNVEPLASVTGHSLPMREDVVTDGGYVDDVLANAPESASGFFVVPKVVE; this is translated from the coding sequence ATGTCCGTTGACAAGAGCACAGTCGCTAAAATCGCCCGTCTGGCCCGGATTCATGTTGATGAAGCGCGTCAGGAGGCTATTGCCGACGAATTGAACGGTATCCTCGCATGGATCGCCGAACTTGATGAAGTGAATACAGACAATGTAGAGCCTTTGGCAAGCGTAACGGGACATTCGTTGCCGATGCGTGAAGATGTTGTTACCGACGGTGGCTATGTTGATGATGTGCTGGCCAATGCGCCTGAGTCGGCAAGTGGATTTTTTGTTGTACCAAAGGTTGTTGAATAA